Below is a window of Candidatus Melainabacteria bacterium DNA.
TTCTCGATGCTCGTCAGACCCTTGAGCACGTCGACAAGCTTGTTGCGAATACCTTCGTCAGGCAAACCGGACAGCAACATGCCGGCATCTCTGCTTTGCAGAGCCGTCTTAGAATCAGAAAGGGTTTTCACCAGGCCTTTGAGAAAATCAGCGTTCAGACCGGGCACAGCAGCAGATAAATCGAGAGGCACTGTCACTGTCTTGCTCAATTCTCGCGCCCAGCGAGCCGGATTATCAACGGTGACTTTCAACATGGGCTTTTCACCGGACGTATCAAGCGAGATCTCATGAATAGCGAGAGGGTCTGCGCCCTGACGTTCAAGGGTCATTCCGGAGATATTTTTGATAGAAACTCGTTCTGTGTTTTTCGGATCAAACTGCACTTCGAACTTAAATTGTTTATCGGCATTGCCAACACGCAAGTCAGTAATCTTGCCCACCATCACAATATCGCGATCAATTTTCAGCTTCGCAACGTCTTTCAAATCCATAGTGAACTTATCACCGTCGAGACTGATTCGTTTGGCGGCGCCGACAATACCTTTCACCTCACCACCGAGATCCACACCAGGAGTGGCTTCGAGCAGTTTAGTAAAATCAGTCTCCATCGAAAGTTTCTTATCTGCAAACGCGATTTTGAAATCAGGTAGACGACTGATTACAGTCGAGGTCTTAGTAATTGGATCTGCTTCGCGAAAGCGTTCCACATCAGACTTGAACTTGACCTCTACAACCGCGTCGGCGCGAACCTCTCCAGGCTTTGCTGGTCGAGCATCAAGACCACCACCACCGGCGTTCGCATCGGCCGGCTTGACCGGCGGCAATGCATTCAGTTGCTTTAAAAGCGCTTCCGTTGTTTGATCGACCGGCTGACGCTGGAATCTTCCAAAATCAGGTTTAAAAAAGTCCAGTGACTTAATATCCGGGCTGGACTTATCACGACTGTGACAGGTGACGCAGACCCCAGGGCTTCTGTAGGCGAGCACTCGGGCTTCATCAACAAATTTATTCGAACCGTCGCGTGCAGGAGTAAGCGGGGCTTTATCGCCCCGGTCGTTCGGGTTATCTGGCATGATGTTCGCGCCTTAGAATCAGGGTGAGTAAGTTGCAGTCTTTGCTTTGCGCTTCCGACTCTGGAGAGCTAGCATACGTGATGCCGGGTGTTAAGCTCTCACATTCAAATCATGCGCCGGAATTGTGTCAGCAATGTTGCTCCTGAATCGGCTGCTGAGATCAGCTTCAACGCTTATGTTCACGACTGCCTTTGTATTTTTCAAAGTCTAGAGCAAACTGTTGTGAGTCTTTAATTTTGCATTTGTCGACGGCGAGGCTAGCGCTAGCTGATTCCGCTTCTTTTAGTTGAAAGTCAATTGCAGTCTCAGGCATTCGATGCAGTTGATTCTCGAATCGCTCCAATTCATAAAAAACTTCAGGCTCGGTCAGCTTTGGTTGCTTAGCCAGAGCCGCAAGAATCTGCCGAAAAGTTGCAAGCGCGAGATCGGGCTTCTTCTCGAGTACATAAATGTCGTTCAGCCCACTGATAGCGACTGCTAACGGTGGCGCCTCAGGAATGAGGAATTGCTTGTAGGTGCCAATCAAGCGCAGCCTTAATCCCAGCATCTGAGGGTGATTTTCAATCACAGCAATGGCTTTTTTGGTCCAGAGTTCAGCTTCAGGAAATCTGTTCTGAAACATATAGCAATTGGATAACGCCGAATAAACGTACACTAAAAGGGCCTGATGCTCATCGTTTTTTTCATCCAGCTCATTGAGAACACTGAGCAGTTCTTTCTCAGCCTCGTCATATTTGTGTCCGCGTATGAGACTGCCTGCCAGAAGAAAACGAGCAATTGCAATGCGGTCTGCGCCTGCACCTTCCAGCGAAAGCCTAAACCATTTTTGAGCCTCGGCCGGTTCGCCGTGGGCGTTTGCTTCCATTCCTTTATGAAAACCGGCCAGGAATTTCAAGTCATTGAAGAAAAAGGCCAATACGCCTGTGACTGCCACCACGACGGCAACAAATGTCCACTTACCAATCTTAAGACTGAGCGGCCAGCCCTCGTCGATGGTATCACTCAATTTATCATCGAAGGCAGCATCTTTTTGATCTGCACCACGATTGGTGGCGACCTGTCCGGCCACACCAAACAAAAATGAACCAATCAGAAAATTCAAGAAACTAATAAGCGACGCGACAAGAACAATCCACAAAGGAAATTTGCTTTGTGACTCTTCAATGAAACCATAACCAAACCAGGTGACGATTACCGCCACATCTGCGATTACGGTGCCCACAATCATCATGGACGCGGCTATTTTGAGTAACCAAACTATCGCGTTCACGAATTTACCGCGCTTGCGCCAGGGGCGAACCTGCAAAAGTGAGACTGGCTAAAATTCGAAATATTCTGGACTTCTAGATTACAGCGGTCTCGCGATACGCTCCCCAGACTTCTCTCATGGCGTCGCAAATTTCGCCCATAGTGGCATAGGCTTTGACGCAATCAAGAATGAGAGGGAATGTATTGTCGCCAGAGCGCATAGCCTTTTTCAACGCTTCGATAGTATTCGCTACTTCTTCGTTGTTGCGGCGAGCCCGGAGACTCTTCAATCTTTCAGTCTGGCGCTTTTCGTATTCAGGACCAATCTTCAAGATATCGATATTGGCGCCTTTTGCCTGCTCAGTGAAAGCATTCAAACCAACGAATACTCTCTCGCCCGAATCCAACTTTTGCTGGAAGCGATAGGCAGAGTCGGCTATCTCTTTCATGAAATAACCAGATTCGATACCAGCGATGACGCCTCCGATTTCTTCGATTTGCTTGAAGTATTCGTTTGCGCCCTTCTCCATTTCGTCAGTCAGCCATTCAACATAATATGAACCCGCAAGCGGATCTACAACATTGGCGACGCCTGTTTCATGAGCGATGATCTGTTGTGTTCGCAAAGCGATATGAGCAGCTTTCTCAGTCGGGAGGCCCAGCACTTCGTCCATAGAATTGGTGTGCAGTGATTGCGTTCCGCCCAGTACACCGGCCAGAGCTTCGATGGCGGTACGAATGATGTTGTTCTCAGGCTGAGGCGCAGTCAGACTGCAACCAGCTGTTTGAGTGTGGAAACGCAACTTGAGCGATCTCTCGTCTTTAGCACCATAATGGTCTCGCATGCGCTTCGCCCAGATGCGACGAGCGGCGCGGTATTTGGCGATTTCTTCAAAGAAATCGATGTGAGCATTGAAGAAGAATGAAAGACGCGGCACGAAGTCATCCAGCTGCAAACCGGCTTCCAGACCAGCGTCAACGTAGGCAAAACCATCTGCCAGAGTGAAGGCGAGTTCCTGAATAGCTGTGGCACCGGCTTCGCGAATGTGATAACCACTCACTGAAATTGTGTTCCAGCGCGGCACTTCCCTGGTGCAGAAAACCATCATGTCCTGAATAAGTTTCAGACCCTGCCGTGGTGGAACGAGATAAGTCTTCTGAGCTATGTACTCCTTAAAAATATCGTTCTGGAGCGTGCCGTTCAGTTTCTTCAAGTCGATGCCGCGCTTCTGGGCATTGGCCAGAAACATGCAGAAGATAACGACGGCCGGACCATTGATAGTCATGGAAGTTGAAATTTCGTCCAGTGGGATGTCTCGGTAGAGGATCTCCACGTCTTCAAGGCTGTCGATGGCTACACCACACACACCGACTTCGCCGAGAGACTTCGGATGGTCTGAGTCGTAACCCATCAATGTCGGCAAATCAAAAGCCGTGGACAGACCGGTCTGTCCCTGGCTCAGCAAGTATTTGAAACGCGCATTGGTCTCTTCTGGTCCGCCATAGCCGGCGAACTGTCTCATCGTCCAGAGCTTGCCAAGATACATGTTGTGGTGAATGCCACGTGTGTAGGGAAATTGACCCGGATCAGCCAGATCACGCTTGTAATCCCAATTCTTCAGGTCTTCGGCAGTGTAGACAGGCTTGAGCGGCAGTCCGGATAAGGTCTCGATTGTCCGTTTCGTGACTTTCTCGCTCTTCGGCTTGGATAATTCTTTAACCATTACTGCTCCCTGAGACGTTCGACGGGTGATCACCACAGCCAGTCTACAACACAGATCTATAACTGTAATGTTTTTATAAGGCGTCAGAACCTGGAATTGTCGCCACTAAGCTGCATAATCGAGTAATGCTACAGCGTTCACTCAGCCAAAGGAGTAGTTCATGACATCAGCCACCTCGGCAGCCACGGGTGCAGATTTGCTGCGAAAAATCCTGGCCAGCGACAAACCGATAACAGTGCAGGCTCCGCATGGCTCAGAACTGAACACAAAAGGCTGGATACAGGAAGCGGCACTACGCATGTTGCTCAACAATTTGGACCCTGCCGTGGCAGAGCGACCAGAAGAGTTGGTCGTCTATGGTGGTTCAGGAAAAGCGGCACGCAACTGGAGTTGCCTGAAAGCAATCGTCAAATCGTTGATGAACCTGGAGACCGATGAAACCCTGATTGTGCAATCAGGCAAACCAGTGGGGATTTTTAAGAGTCATGCAGACGCTCCCCGTGTGCTTATCGCCAATTCCAACCTGGTAGGCAACTGGGCGAACTGGGAGCACTTCAGAGAACTGGACAAAAAAGGTCTGATGATGTTCGGTCAGATGACCGCCGGTTCCTGGATTTACATCGGCACGCAGGGAATCTTGCAGGGAACTTTCGAAACGTTCGCCGCTCTGGCTCGCAAGCATTATGGTGATTCGCTGAAAGGCAAAATCGTTCTGACAAGCGGACTCGGTGGCATGGGTGGAGCTCAACCGCTGTCGATCACGATGAATGAAGGTGTAGCCCTCTGTGTAGAAGTAGACCCTGTCCGCATCCAGCGTCGCATCGAAACCCGCTACTGCGACGTCAAAGCAGATTCTCTAGAACACGCCGTTCAGCTTGCCAATCAAGCCAAAGATAAAGGCGAAGCACTGTCTATCGCTATTCTCGGCAATGCCTCAGAAGTGTTGCCCGCTCTTCTGAAATCAGGTTTCAAACCAGATGTGGTGACAGACCAGACATCTGCTCACGACCCTCTGAACGGCTACATACCTGCCGGAATGAGCCTGGAACAAGCAGCCGAATTGAGATCCGGCGATCCTGCAAAATATCTTGAGCTGGCAAACAAATCAATAGTCACTCATGTAGAGACGATGTTGGGCTTCCAGAAGCAAGGCTCAATCGTCTTCGATTACGGCAACAAC
It encodes the following:
- the hutU gene encoding urocanate hydratase, with amino-acid sequence MTSATSAATGADLLRKILASDKPITVQAPHGSELNTKGWIQEAALRMLLNNLDPAVAERPEELVVYGGSGKAARNWSCLKAIVKSLMNLETDETLIVQSGKPVGIFKSHADAPRVLIANSNLVGNWANWEHFRELDKKGLMMFGQMTAGSWIYIGTQGILQGTFETFAALARKHYGDSLKGKIVLTSGLGGMGGAQPLSITMNEGVALCVEVDPVRIQRRIETRYCDVKADSLEHAVQLANQAKDKGEALSIAILGNASEVLPALLKSGFKPDVVTDQTSAHDPLNGYIPAGMSLEQAAELRSGDPAKYLELANKSIVTHVETMLGFQKQGSIVFDYGNNIRQVARDNGVKDAFNFPGFVPAYIRPLFCEGKGPFRWAALSGDPADIAVLDEAILKNFSHDKHLCRWIEMASKKVAFQGLPARICWLGYGDRAKMGLIMNKLVAEKKLKAPIVIGRDHLDSGSVASPNRETEAMKDGSDAVADWVYLNALINAVGGASWVSLHHGGGVGMGYSLHSGQVIVADGTESATIRLQRVLTTDPGMGVIRHVDAGYDEAIDFAKKSGIRIPMWEV
- a CDS encoding methylmalonyl-CoA mutase, with the translated sequence MVKELSKPKSEKVTKRTIETLSGLPLKPVYTAEDLKNWDYKRDLADPGQFPYTRGIHHNMYLGKLWTMRQFAGYGGPEETNARFKYLLSQGQTGLSTAFDLPTLMGYDSDHPKSLGEVGVCGVAIDSLEDVEILYRDIPLDEISTSMTINGPAVVIFCMFLANAQKRGIDLKKLNGTLQNDIFKEYIAQKTYLVPPRQGLKLIQDMMVFCTREVPRWNTISVSGYHIREAGATAIQELAFTLADGFAYVDAGLEAGLQLDDFVPRLSFFFNAHIDFFEEIAKYRAARRIWAKRMRDHYGAKDERSLKLRFHTQTAGCSLTAPQPENNIIRTAIEALAGVLGGTQSLHTNSMDEVLGLPTEKAAHIALRTQQIIAHETGVANVVDPLAGSYYVEWLTDEMEKGANEYFKQIEEIGGVIAGIESGYFMKEIADSAYRFQQKLDSGERVFVGLNAFTEQAKGANIDILKIGPEYEKRQTERLKSLRARRNNEEVANTIEALKKAMRSGDNTFPLILDCVKAYATMGEICDAMREVWGAYRETAVI